A region of the Paraburkholderia flava genome:
GCCGGTGATCCTCGTGACCGGCTACGCGGAAGAGCTCGACCGCGCGCGCCACGTCGACGTGCGCGTGCTGTCGAAGCCGTTCGATATCGCGCTGCTCGACCAGATCCTGCAGACGATCCAGCGCGATCTCGCGCATGCGCATCCCGAAACCTGAGGCCTGAGGCCGTACGCACTTACTGGTTGTAAAAACTGCGCCTCGCGTACACCGCTTCACCTCCATCAAGGCCGTCGAACCGGCTCGCCGCGCCCGCCCCACGGCGCGCCGTGCCGGAATCCGCCCGACCGGCACGATGCTTGCGGCCGAAGGAGAAAGGAAGCGCCGTCTGTCGCGCATCCCCCTTTCACAGTCGGGAGACAGCCATGAGACACACAGTGATCGGCCTGTTCGACAACTACGCCGAAGCCGAAAATGCGCGCGACACGCTCGTGCGGACGGGCTTCGCCCACACCGACGTCGAGCTTCAGGCGAACCCTCAACCCGCGACAAGCGAGCACCTGGCGTCGGGCGGGGCGAGCGTACTGGCGAACATCGAGCGCTTCCTGTCGAGCCTGTTCGCGTCGGGCCCGCGTACCGGCGACGCACAGCGCTATACGGATGCGGTGCGGCGCGGCGCGGTGCTCGTGTGCGTGAACGCGGCGAGCGAATCGCATGCGGAACTCGCGAGCAAGACGCTGACGAAGCTGGGCGCCGTCGACGTCGGCGAGCGGGCACCGGGCTGGGAAGCCACGCTAGACGATCCGGATGCGGGACGCGAGCACTCGGTGCTCGATGAACTGGGGATTGGTGGAATGGGCGGAATGAGCGCATCAGGCGCCGTGCCACCCGGCCAGCAGCCGGGCCGTGCATCCGTCGATCCGCTGACGCCGGCCGTCGACGAGCCGACGCCGCGTATCCCGTCCGTCGACGATGCCGCCGCGAGTGTGATCGCCGCGGGCGCTGCGCCCGGTTCCGGGGCGGTGCTGCGACCCGACCTGGCCGACACCGAAACTGGCGGTGTATCGCGACCCGCTGCGATACACAATCCGGTGCCGCCGCTCGCAAGCACGCCCGACGAATTCATGGAGTTCGAAGAGGATTTTCGCAGCCACTACGACGAGCAGTACGCGAGCGATGACGCGCGCTACGAAGATTACGTGCCGGCGTACCGCTACGGTGCAACGCTTGCACGCGACATGCGCTTTCGCGACCGCGCATGGGATGAGTTCGAACCGGAGGCCCGGCTCGACTGGGAATCTGGCGACGCATTCCGCGCCGGCACAACCGACGACGAAAACAGCTGGGAGCGCTTCAAGGTCGCGGTACGTCACGGTTGGGAACGCGTCACTGGACATCATCACGTATGAGGCAAGGCGGCGGGCAGCCGCCTCGCATAGTAGTGACCGCTTACTGTCCGTGCCGCTCCACCCATCCGACGAAGCGGTCCACGAACGTCTGCAGGAATTTGCGGGTGTCGTCGCTGACGATCTTGCCGGTTTCGTCAATACGCGACGGGTCGTACTTGATGAACATCTCCGGCTGCCCGAGCACGGGAACATCGAGGTAGGCGAGCACGTTGCGCAGATGCTGCTGTGACAGCGCGGTGCCGACAGCGCTCGGCGACGTGCCGATCACTGCGCCGGGCTTGCCGCCCCATACGCTCTTGCCCCACGGCCGCGAGCCCCAGTCGAGTGCGTTCTTCAGCACGCCGGGCATCGAGCGGTTGTATTCGGGCGTGACGAACAGCAGGCCATCGGCGGCTTCGATGCGCGCCTTGAACTGCTTCGCGGCTTCGGGGAAATCCGCGTCGTAGTCCTGGCTGTAGAGCGGGAGGGAGCCGATATCGACGAAATCGAACGAGAAGCCTTCGGGGGCCAGCGACGTCAGCGCATTCGCGAGTTGCCGGTTGGTCGAATCGCGGCGCAGGCTGCCGACGATAACCGCAATGTGGCGGGTCATGATCGTTTTCCTCAGTGAGGCGCACGAGGCGCGGAAATGGGCTCTCAATCATAACCGGAGGTATGCAGAAAGCCGCTTCGAGCGCGCCGGTGGATAACCCCGGCGTCGCAAAAGATATCCACAGTTTTGTTGAATAACCTTGTGGATAAGTTACGGCCGGTCCTTGTCCATCAAGCCAGGCTCCGGCCTCCACGGGTCCGCATCAGCGGATTTCGGACTATGGAGGATCACCATGACACTCGACCACGCGGGTAAATCGCACGACGAAGCCGTCGCCGCACGCAAGCAGCAGAAGCAGAAAGCCCAGGAGCAACCCGGCGGCGACATGGCCGTGGACAACACTCAGGCCGATGCGACGCACAGTGCCGGCGAGTTGTCGGAGAAAGGCAAGCAGGTGTGGCGGACCGGCAGCGGCATCGATGGCGGCGGGAAATCGTCCTGATCCTGGTGTTCCCAGCGCCGGTCGTTTGGCTTTGGTAAGAAATTTGCGATGGCGCTGTCATCAAAACGCGTATCGCGCGACTAACTCTCCAGCATGCACGCGAACGCGTCGCGCCGATCCCGTTCGATTGCGGTAGGCGGCAGCGTCAACGTGCG
Encoded here:
- a CDS encoding NADPH-dependent FMN reductase — protein: MTRHIAVIVGSLRRDSTNRQLANALTSLAPEGFSFDFVDIGSLPLYSQDYDADFPEAAKQFKARIEAADGLLFVTPEYNRSMPGVLKNALDWGSRPWGKSVWGGKPGAVIGTSPSAVGTALSQQHLRNVLAYLDVPVLGQPEMFIKYDPSRIDETGKIVSDDTRKFLQTFVDRFVGWVERHGQ